In Flavobacterium sp. CS20, a single window of DNA contains:
- a CDS encoding toxin TcdB middle/N-terminal domain-containing protein produces the protein MGEYIDSATPTDYGDLLIDVDELITDTDDDLDPDPDQPTFEKIRYTIYSNNGQYYYNQDMYLDTADDNVISAKYELNQNDIPVFYVGRFGESNIYNQYIDPNNFGNTDDSFVGFKIRSRSKGKTNSGGLDVGIYDAGVNGSKSEARTEVLSEYIDLNGDRYPDFVTKTKIQFSSMKGGLSNNIKTQENISELNSNFFRGSSNKDQFHGASISSSTFTSNNQGSSNIDNPNIPNIEASFGLTEGYTESIQQWLDINGDGLTDRVEIIPQTDAVIDQTTTSIEVQLNTEYGFSKKINWADQLSSIPTTPYISERESDNSGIGDGFNTSQTTSFSFGIGGSVNTSTSRIKLVDVNGDALPDLLLDNGTYYINNGTNFDANPKSFYNDATDVNKSSSLTLNGSYTSGTAFWVVWIPVKVTGTVLATTSISKNHIAVSLRDINGDGYVDVIHDTSSGMNLNVNLSKIKKTHLLKKVTTPFGGSWEVSYARAGNTSSLPQNKWVLDEVTTFDGYPGDNDLSVDETKQTFEYSNPFYDRHEREFYGFEILRINSFIKENQSDQWTLYNYTLKKIHNDNFYLKGKINDVSSFTSQDQPLSQTQYFYKAFDHNTSTDGSSSTPTLNTDPNDNLDLSLSNQEKYSGFLWLYLKEYP, from the coding sequence ATGGGTGAATATATTGATTCTGCCACACCTACAGATTATGGTGATTTATTAATTGACGTTGATGAGCTTATTACAGACACAGATGATGACCTTGACCCTGACCCTGATCAACCAACTTTTGAAAAAATAAGATATACAATTTATAGCAATAATGGTCAATACTATTATAATCAAGATATGTATTTAGACACAGCTGATGATAATGTAATTAGTGCAAAATATGAATTGAACCAAAATGACATACCGGTTTTTTATGTCGGTCGTTTTGGAGAAAGCAATATTTATAATCAATACATTGACCCCAACAATTTTGGTAATACCGATGATAGCTTTGTTGGTTTTAAAATTAGATCCAGGTCCAAAGGGAAAACAAATTCTGGTGGACTAGATGTAGGAATTTATGATGCAGGTGTAAATGGGTCGAAAAGTGAAGCTAGAACAGAAGTATTATCAGAATATATTGATTTAAACGGAGATAGGTATCCAGATTTTGTGACCAAAACTAAGATTCAGTTCAGTTCAATGAAAGGTGGGTTAAGTAATAATATTAAAACCCAAGAAAACATATCTGAGTTAAATTCAAATTTTTTTAGAGGCTCTAGCAATAAAGATCAATTTCATGGAGCATCAATATCTTCTTCTACCTTTACATCAAACAATCAAGGTAGTAGCAATATAGATAACCCTAATATTCCTAATATAGAAGCCAGTTTTGGACTTACAGAAGGTTACACAGAATCTATACAACAATGGCTAGATATTAATGGTGATGGGTTAACAGATAGAGTTGAAATCATACCTCAAACTGATGCAGTTATTGATCAAACAACTACAAGCATAGAAGTACAGCTAAATACAGAGTACGGTTTTTCAAAAAAAATAAATTGGGCAGATCAACTCTCTTCCATACCTACTACACCTTACATTAGTGAAAGAGAAAGTGATAATTCTGGGATAGGCGACGGTTTTAATACCTCTCAAACAACATCATTTTCATTCGGAATAGGTGGAAGCGTAAATACTTCGACAAGTAGAATCAAGTTGGTTGATGTAAATGGAGATGCTCTTCCTGACCTGTTACTTGACAATGGTACATACTACATAAATAATGGAACAAATTTTGATGCAAATCCTAAAAGTTTTTATAACGATGCCACTGATGTCAACAAATCCTCTAGTCTTACACTTAATGGTTCATATACATCAGGAACAGCATTTTGGGTGGTTTGGATCCCTGTAAAAGTGACAGGAACAGTTTTGGCTACTACATCAATAAGCAAGAATCATATAGCTGTTTCTCTAAGGGATATCAATGGTGATGGCTATGTTGATGTTATTCATGATACGAGTTCAGGTATGAATTTAAATGTAAACTTGAGTAAAATTAAAAAAACACATTTGCTCAAAAAAGTGACAACACCATTTGGTGGTAGTTGGGAAGTAAGCTATGCCAGAGCTGGTAATACCTCATCTTTACCTCAAAATAAATGGGTATTGGATGAAGTAACAACATTTGATGGCTATCCTGGTGATAATGATTTATCAGTAGATGAAACTAAACAAACATTTGAATATTCAAATCCCTTTTATGATAGGCATGAAAGAGAGTTTTATGGTTTTGAAATCTTAAGAATAAATAGCTTTATCAAAGAAAATCAAAGTGATCAGTGGACTTTATACAACTATACCTTAAAAAAAATACATAATGATAATTTCTATTTAAAAGGAAAAATAAACGATGTGTCTTCTTTTACAAGCCAAGATCAACCTTTATCTCAAACGCAGTATTTTTATAAGGCTTTTGATCATAACACTTCTACTGATGGCTCCTCAAGCACGCCAACATTAAATACCGACCCCAATGACAATTTAGATTTGTCATTGTCAAACCAAGAAAAGTACTCAGGATTTTTGTGGCTTTATCTAAAAGAATATCCTTGA
- a CDS encoding RHS repeat domain-containing protein: MALSKRISLTFEEGSSLSLIERFEEYDQFGNLTSYTNFGNGSSNDAYRTEIEYENPNFFSSINNPFLGFPKKIQVFQNSDNTLLRERIANYYSNGNLAEITTKLNSSETTNIIFNYNTYTMLTSIVEPDNTAENNASLGFTKSIEYDESVKTYPTTITNSYGYQSSTEYDFRFGIPFHTTDINNKEMKLRYDDRGRIVEYTYFNEVENPQNIQNLWTIRYQHMNESINNDSSQTMIDVAHAFEPTSNDETHYAITRHKDTQIDINGDYVNLNNEFYTINIIDGLGNAIQQKKTLYSQSDSKTSSSLKWLVSGRQKTDALGRVLEEYLPNTQNFNSSNDTDFFSSSGDFLSSCLYDHKNRKVEVSQVDDSGNKTMSYSINNGNLVSEVVNEKNQKLETFTDVRQRKTKTIQEGLTIQYEYNAINELTSIVHHNQTKTNYLYDLAGRKVEIQQPERGVISMKYDKASRLIEKQNSNLMLDSQQKINYTYHYNQLLSVEYPKNKENNIYYIYGYPNESLADELNAVGRIMIQKDASGMQILGYGNIGELTQRTRAVNVEGERTYWFETEWIYDSWNRVQEIVYPDGERIFYNYNLAGDLQSVLSDLPVTIDSGNQDIVNNITYTDYNERKSITYGNGTTTSYTYDSQRRMHTIKHLFGTGANIQNEYTYDDLNNINSISTLSPEQALPSSTTSDLIGPVNYNFSYDNFNRLTSASGSYTG, from the coding sequence GTGGCTTTATCTAAAAGAATATCCTTGACTTTTGAAGAAGGTAGTAGTCTATCTTTGATTGAACGCTTCGAAGAATATGATCAATTTGGTAATCTTACAAGCTATACCAATTTCGGAAATGGCTCAAGTAATGATGCATATAGAACCGAAATAGAATATGAAAACCCAAACTTTTTCAGCTCAATCAATAACCCATTCTTAGGTTTTCCCAAAAAAATTCAAGTATTTCAAAATTCAGACAATACACTTTTAAGAGAAAGAATAGCCAATTACTATTCAAATGGTAATCTCGCAGAAATTACAACAAAACTTAATTCTAGTGAAACAACAAATATAATTTTCAATTATAACACTTATACTATGTTGACCAGCATTGTAGAGCCTGATAATACAGCAGAAAATAATGCTTCATTGGGCTTTACAAAATCTATTGAATATGATGAAAGTGTAAAGACTTATCCAACTACAATTACAAATTCTTATGGCTATCAGTCATCTACAGAATATGATTTTAGGTTTGGAATACCTTTCCATACTACTGATATTAATAATAAGGAAATGAAATTGAGATATGATGATAGAGGCAGAATTGTTGAATACACATATTTTAACGAAGTAGAAAATCCTCAAAATATTCAAAATCTTTGGACCATTCGCTACCAGCATATGAATGAATCTATCAATAACGATTCAAGCCAAACAATGATAGACGTCGCTCATGCTTTTGAACCCACATCAAATGATGAAACACACTATGCTATAACTAGACATAAAGATACTCAAATTGATATCAACGGCGATTATGTTAATTTAAATAATGAGTTTTATACCATCAACATCATAGATGGCTTGGGAAATGCTATTCAACAAAAAAAGACCCTATATTCACAAAGCGACAGCAAGACTTCCTCTAGTTTAAAGTGGCTGGTTAGCGGTAGACAAAAAACAGATGCTTTAGGTAGGGTGCTTGAAGAATATTTACCCAATACCCAAAACTTTAATAGTAGTAATGATACAGACTTTTTCTCAAGTTCGGGAGATTTTTTAAGTAGCTGTCTTTACGATCATAAGAACAGAAAAGTCGAGGTCAGCCAAGTCGATGATAGTGGTAATAAAACAATGAGCTATTCAATAAACAATGGAAACCTTGTGAGTGAAGTAGTTAATGAAAAAAATCAAAAACTGGAAACTTTTACAGACGTTAGACAACGTAAAACTAAAACCATTCAGGAAGGTTTAACAATTCAATATGAATATAACGCTATAAATGAACTCACCTCTATTGTCCATCATAATCAGACCAAGACAAATTACTTATATGATTTAGCTGGAAGAAAAGTTGAAATTCAACAACCTGAACGCGGAGTTATAAGCATGAAATATGACAAGGCGAGCCGTTTGATTGAAAAACAAAATTCAAATCTGATGTTGGATTCTCAGCAAAAAATCAATTACACTTACCATTATAATCAGCTTTTATCAGTCGAATACCCAAAAAACAAAGAGAATAACATCTATTATATTTATGGCTATCCTAATGAAAGTCTTGCCGATGAACTTAATGCGGTAGGTAGAATAATGATTCAAAAAGATGCCTCTGGTATGCAAATTCTAGGGTATGGCAATATTGGAGAACTTACACAGAGAACAAGAGCTGTAAATGTTGAAGGCGAAAGAACCTATTGGTTTGAGACTGAATGGATTTATGATAGTTGGAATAGAGTACAAGAAATTGTTTACCCGGATGGGGAACGTATATTTTACAATTACAATCTTGCAGGAGATCTTCAAAGTGTATTGAGTGATTTACCTGTTACCATAGATAGTGGTAATCAAGATATTGTAAACAATATTACCTATACCGATTATAATGAGCGCAAAAGTATAACCTATGGTAATGGCACTACGACGTCCTATACCTATGATAGTCAACGCAGAATGCATACCATAAAACATCTCTTTGGTACAGGAGCAAATATTCAAAATGAATACACTTATGATGACTTAAACAATATCAATAGCATATCAACGCTATCACCTGAGCAAGCACTTCCTAGCTCAACGACAAGTGATCTTATCGGACCTGTCAATTATAATTTTTCTTACGATAATTTCAACCGACTTACCTCTGCATCCGGAAGTTATACAGGGTAA
- a CDS encoding RHS repeat domain-containing protein translates to MENASVVKNNSYQLDYTYDDDGGLIAGSNYGYTQPHAVREIKEQPTGVNCCDSQDDPRIKNQNIKHDANGNLTKVIEGIGEEEITKIHYLWDEENRLMAVDLNPYSEESDHPIATYTYDAGGERIIKYLYQQVDIHSNAKDVGNARKTETYIYPDGMITVKVLKFIVRDQALSYTKHYHIGSQRVASKIGTSERFGFYSKQIIPLANLANADGINLIDVLQDPDEDGQNFNHLNERRNRILQAFDIPPLESETVDISEDENVTTSSNNFAHGYAGDLQHIEVFYFHSDHLGSSNYVSNYDGDISQHAEYLPFGELLTDEHLNSHNTRYKYNGKEFDQETGNYYYGVRYYNPKTSLWLSVDPLAEKYPSWSPYNYTMNNPVRYVDPTGMVVEDPIYGKNFWGNLKYLGDDGTNNGRVYFVSGQTKRDVKNATANGEFYSGDLSSSDEVSSIPSQMIFSVDQSLQSTLSSNKENGGHSTFSSFETTQWDEGYAVTNRDLGDGRREVKGSVQPFVVDGDKLDIDMSNLDVYYHIHPDTQGLGSSTPSNYSRNINGRNIRRGDIPYQADLERSGYNGNPFVVGARDNRVNFYNGRGSVMKVKYQQFKITLLSEFISHLRF, encoded by the coding sequence ATGGAAAATGCTAGCGTAGTAAAGAATAACAGCTATCAATTAGATTATACCTACGACGACGATGGAGGTCTCATAGCGGGTTCTAACTATGGTTACACTCAACCGCATGCCGTGAGAGAAATAAAAGAACAACCCACAGGAGTAAATTGTTGCGACAGTCAAGATGACCCAAGAATAAAAAACCAAAACATAAAACATGACGCCAACGGTAATCTTACAAAAGTGATAGAAGGTATAGGAGAAGAAGAAATCACAAAAATTCATTACCTTTGGGATGAAGAAAATAGACTTATGGCTGTAGATCTTAATCCGTATTCTGAAGAAAGTGACCATCCTATTGCCACTTATACCTACGATGCTGGTGGTGAACGGATTATCAAATATCTATATCAACAAGTTGATATTCATAGCAATGCAAAGGACGTTGGCAATGCGCGTAAAACGGAGACTTATATCTATCCGGATGGGATGATTACGGTAAAGGTCTTAAAGTTTATAGTTAGAGATCAAGCCTTGTCTTATACTAAACATTATCATATTGGTAGCCAAAGAGTGGCTAGTAAAATTGGAACCAGTGAGCGATTTGGTTTTTATTCAAAACAAATTATACCCCTTGCCAATTTAGCCAATGCCGATGGAATAAACCTGATAGATGTTTTACAAGACCCCGATGAAGACGGGCAGAATTTTAACCATCTTAATGAAAGAAGAAACCGTATTTTACAAGCCTTTGATATACCACCACTTGAAAGTGAAACGGTTGACATATCAGAAGATGAAAACGTCACAACAAGTTCAAATAATTTTGCTCACGGCTATGCCGGCGACCTGCAACATATAGAAGTGTTTTATTTTCACAGTGACCATCTCGGTTCTTCAAATTATGTATCAAATTATGACGGGGACATTAGCCAACACGCCGAATATTTGCCATTTGGTGAGCTCCTCACCGATGAACACCTCAATTCCCACAACACCCGTTACAAATACAACGGCAAAGAATTTGATCAGGAAACGGGCAACTATTATTACGGCGTCCGCTATTATAACCCTAAAACCAGTTTATGGTTGAGTGTTGACCCGTTAGCGGAGAAATACCCCTCATGGTCACCATACAACTATACAATGAATAATCCGGTAAGATATGTTGACCCTACGGGAATGGTTGTAGAAGATCCAATTTATGGTAAAAACTTTTGGGGTAATTTAAAATACTTAGGCGATGATGGCACGAATAATGGTCGGGTATATTTTGTAAGCGGTCAAACAAAAAGAGATGTTAAAAATGCGACTGCGAATGGCGAGTTTTATTCTGGTGATTTAAGTAGTTCTGATGAAGTTTCCTCTATACCATCCCAAATGATTTTTTCTGTGGATCAAAGCTTGCAATCTACCTTATCTTCAAATAAGGAAAATGGTGGACACAGCACTTTTTCAAGTTTTGAAACAACTCAATGGGATGAAGGATATGCAGTAACCAATAGAGATTTAGGAGACGGAAGAAGAGAGGTTAAAGGAAGCGTCCAGCCTTTTGTTGTTGATGGCGATAAATTAGATATAGATATGAGCAATCTTGACGTTTATTACCATATTCATCCAGACACACAAGGTTTAGGAAGCTCAACACCCTCTAATTACAGTAGAAATATTAATGGTAGAAATATAAGAAGGGGTGATATTCCTTATCAGGCTGACTTAGAGCGTAGTGGTTACAATGGAAATCCATTTGTAGTTGGCGCTAGAGATAATCGTGTTAACTTTTATAATGGAAGAGGCTCAGTGATGAAAGTGAAATATCAGCAATTTAAAATAACTCTTTTATCTGAATTTATATCACATTTAAGATTTTGA
- a CDS encoding RHS repeat domain-containing protein, with protein sequence MVKEAGMYYMEINQVYHSNRSLKLNTTSSNNFAHGYAGDLQHIEVFYFHSDHLGSSNYVSNYDGDISQHAEYLPFGELLTDEHLNSHNTRYKYNGKEFDQETGNYYYGARYFNPKTSLWLSVDPMAEKFPGWSPYAYAMHRPTVLVDPTGMSAESPDDWVYDKQNDKYVWKEEVNEVMDITNTNRYEYVGESKGDINQHFDKNLSNFDRFKRAIGGSVRPNVDEGSYISAKVTPKLEEAIHKQRTANQRFSESDPNDDYASMSIYPAIDLNIEGYSRKSGILSSNTYSFKSTLNIDGENIPFTGNYTVRNKNANYINQVDATQNSFATPFGQLYSNPVIFSGKDQPL encoded by the coding sequence ATGGTAAAAGAAGCGGGTATGTATTATATGGAGATAAATCAGGTTTATCACTCTAATCGGAGTTTAAAACTTAACACAACAAGTTCAAATAATTTTGCTCACGGCTATGCCGGCGACCTGCAACATATAGAAGTGTTTTATTTTCACAGTGACCATCTCGGTTCTTCAAATTATGTATCAAATTATGACGGGGACATTAGCCAACACGCCGAATATTTGCCATTTGGTGAGCTCCTCACCGATGAACACCTCAATTCCCACAATACCCGTTACAAATACAACGGCAAAGAATTTGACCAGGAAACGGGCAACTACTATTACGGCGCGAGGTACTTCAATCCAAAGACAAGTTTATGGTTGTCCGTCGACCCAATGGCGGAGAAGTTCCCGGGATGGTCGCCTTATGCTTATGCGATGCACCGCCCTACGGTACTCGTTGACCCTACAGGGATGAGTGCGGAAAGCCCTGATGATTGGGTTTATGACAAACAGAATGACAAGTATGTTTGGAAAGAGGAAGTAAATGAGGTCATGGACATTACCAATACAAATAGATACGAATATGTAGGGGAAAGCAAAGGAGATATAAATCAACATTTTGATAAAAATCTTTCTAATTTTGATAGGTTCAAGAGAGCAATTGGTGGCAGTGTTAGACCTAATGTAGATGAAGGGTCTTATATTTCTGCAAAAGTAACCCCAAAATTAGAGGAGGCTATTCATAAACAACGAACGGCTAACCAACGTTTTTCGGAATCTGACCCAAATGACGATTACGCTTCTATGTCAATTTACCCTGCAATAGACCTTAATATTGAAGGATATAGTAGAAAATCCGGAATCTTATCATCAAATACATATTCATTTAAATCCACATTAAATATTGACGGTGAGAATATTCCTTTTACAGGTAATTACACAGTTAGAAACAAAAATGCAAACTATATAAACCAAGTGGACGCAACTCAAAATAGTTTTGCGACCCCTTTCGGGCAACTTTACAGTAACCCTGTTATTTTTAGTGGAAAAGACCAACCGTTATAA
- a CDS encoding RHS repeat domain-containing protein, producing the protein MVKEAGMYYMEINQVYHSNRSLKLNTTSSNNFAHGYAGDLQHVEVFYFHSDHLGSSNYVSNYDGDISQHAEYLPFGELLTDEHLNSHNTRYKYNGKEFDQETGNYYYGVRYYNPKTSLWLSVDPLAHEYPLISPYAYVANNPINAIDPDGRKIIFINGKLGGGSPSGGKAYWNNSFVQGAKDYLYDDKAYFVNTDYSYFSSASGRTNQGYEWAKNNYETLIEGMSEGEVFNMVSHSMGGAYSKGVEKYLEEKGWEVQTNVMINTFQVDDIEVGDNDATYNIDYQNTDDPVLFWFDTNLGYGELENANATIREESGEETTSFKHRSPIDGGRKFWDNLDQKIIESEKTKQE; encoded by the coding sequence ATGGTAAAAGAAGCGGGTATGTATTATATGGAGATAAATCAGGTTTATCACTCTAATCGGAGTTTAAAACTTAACACAACAAGTTCAAATAATTTTGCTCACGGCTATGCCGGCGACCTGCAACATGTAGAAGTGTTTTATTTTCACAGTGACCATCTCGGTTCTTCAAATTATGTATCAAATTACGATGGGGACATCAGCCAACACGCCGAATATTTGCCATTTGGTGAGCTCCTCACCGATGAACACCTCAATTCCCACAATACCCGTTACAAATACAACGGCAAAGAATTTGACCAGGAAACGGGCAACTATTATTACGGCGTCCGCTATTATAACCCCAAAACCAGTTTATGGCTGAGTGTCGATCCTCTCGCACACGAATATCCATTAATATCACCATATGCATATGTGGCTAACAATCCAATAAATGCAATTGATCCTGATGGTAGAAAAATTATATTCATTAATGGTAAGCTAGGAGGCGGTTCACCTTCAGGAGGTAAAGCCTATTGGAACAATAGTTTTGTACAAGGAGCTAAAGACTATTTGTATGATGATAAAGCTTATTTTGTAAATACTGATTATAGCTACTTTTCATCTGCAAGTGGTAGAACAAACCAAGGTTATGAGTGGGCAAAAAATAACTATGAAACTTTAATTGAAGGAATGTCTGAGGGTGAAGTTTTTAATATGGTATCACATAGTATGGGTGGAGCCTATTCAAAAGGAGTAGAGAAATATTTAGAAGAGAAAGGCTGGGAGGTTCAGACTAATGTAATGATTAACACCTTCCAAGTTGATGATATTGAAGTAGGTGATAATGATGCTACTTATAATATTGATTATCAAAATACAGATGACCCTGTTTTGTTTTGGTTTGATACAAATTTAGGTTATGGGGAATTAGAAAATGCAAATGCTACTATTAGAGAGGAATCAGGAGAAGAAACTACATCTTTTAAACACAGGAGTCCGATAGATGGTGGAAGGAAGTTTTGGGATAATTTAGACCAAAAAATTATAGAATCAGAGAAAACAAAACAAGAGTAA
- a CDS encoding RHS repeat domain-containing protein, which translates to MVKEAGMYYMEINQVYHSNRSLKLNTTSSNNFAHGYAGDLQHVEVFYFHSDHLGSSNYVSNYDGDISQHAEYLPFGELLTDEHLNSHNTRYKYNGKEFDQETGNYYYGARYYKPKTSLWLSVDPLAEQMPSWSPHNYTFNNPIRYIDPDGRAPEDIFFIRNDGTIDRIEQEGAHQFYVQNTGTTGNYISDFSLAGTLTENTNGMVEFPASGSNFGRYGKMMQEVNQVLKL; encoded by the coding sequence ATGGTAAAAGAAGCGGGTATGTATTATATGGAGATAAATCAGGTTTATCACTCTAATCGGAGTTTAAAACTTAACACAACAAGTTCAAATAATTTTGCTCACGGCTATGCCGGCGACTTGCAACATGTAGAAGTGTTTTATTTTCACAGTGACCATCTCGGTTCTTCAAATTATGTATCAAATTATGATGGGGACATTAGCCAACACGCCGAATATTTACCATTTGGTGAGCTCCTCACCGATGAACACCTCAATTCCCACAACACCCGTTACAAATACAACGGCAAAGAATTTGACCAGGAAACGGGCAACTATTACTACGGCGCCAGGTATTATAAACCTAAAACCAGTTTATGGTTGAGTGTTGACCCGTTAGCCGAACAGATGCCGAGCTGGTCGCCGCATAATTATACTTTTAATAACCCAATCCGATACATTGATCCAGATGGCAGGGCTCCTGAGGATATTTTCTTTATTAGAAATGATGGAACAATCGACCGTATTGAACAAGAAGGAGCTCATCAGTTTTATGTTCAAAATACAGGAACAACAGGAAATTATATTTCAGATTTTTCTTTAGCAGGGACGTTAACAGAAAATACAAATGGGATGGTAGAGTTCCCAGCTTCTGGTTCAAATTTTGGAAGATATGGTAAAATGATGCAGGAGGTCAATCAGGTTCTGAAACTGTAG
- a CDS encoding RHS repeat domain-containing protein produces the protein MENASVVKNNSYQLDYTYDDDGGLIAGSNYGYTQPHAVREIKEQPTGVNCCDSQDDPRIKNQNIKHDANGNLTKVIEGIGEEEITKIHYLWDEENRLMAVDLNPYSEESDHPIATYTYDAGGERIIKYLYQQVDIHSNAKDVGNARKTETYIYPDGMITVKVLKFIVRDQALSYTKHYHIGSQRVASKIGTSERFGFYSKQIIPLANLANADGINLIDVLQDPDEDGQNFNHLNERRNRILQAFDIPPLESETVDISEDENVTTSSNNFAHGYAGDLQHVEVFYFHSDHLGSSNYMSNYDGDISQHAEYLPFGELLTDEHLNSHNTRYKYNGKEFDQETGNYYYGARYYNPKTSLWLSVDPLTEKYPEWSPYNYTMNNPIRYTDPTGMAPEQSDWIPKVNEDGSTSYIAEKGDNASTLASQYDLDQDVADNLYSTMENGEISGSNVKVATGSEVMKLDLSSPEGKSSQRRFDHFLFARDHTSSEGGWAFLSTDYYSNTQYKDVMSGWAKMNVGDDSFSVNYAIPLYRSATFDKSSTATALGISPLRAKPAGRTSLFSNQDNMRFLFTTQIQERV, from the coding sequence ATGGAAAATGCTAGCGTAGTAAAGAATAACAGCTATCAATTAGATTATACCTACGACGACGATGGAGGTCTCATAGCGGGTTCTAACTATGGTTACACTCAACCGCATGCCGTGAGAGAAATAAAAGAACAACCCACAGGAGTAAATTGTTGCGACAGTCAAGATGACCCAAGAATAAAAAACCAAAACATAAAACATGACGCCAACGGTAATCTTACAAAAGTGATAGAAGGTATAGGAGAAGAAGAAATCACAAAAATTCATTACCTTTGGGATGAAGAAAATAGACTTATGGCTGTAGATCTTAATCCGTATTCTGAAGAAAGTGACCATCCTATTGCCACTTATACCTACGATGCTGGTGGTGAACGGATTATCAAATATCTATATCAACAAGTTGATATTCATAGCAATGCAAAGGACGTTGGCAATGCGCGTAAAACGGAGACTTATATCTATCCGGATGGGATGATTACGGTAAAGGTCTTAAAGTTTATAGTTAGAGATCAAGCCTTGTCTTATACTAAACATTATCATATTGGTAGCCAAAGAGTGGCTAGTAAAATTGGAACCAGTGAGCGATTTGGTTTTTATTCAAAACAAATTATACCCCTTGCCAATTTAGCCAATGCCGATGGAATAAACCTGATAGATGTTTTACAAGACCCCGATGAAGACGGGCAGAATTTTAACCATCTTAATGAAAGAAGAAACCGTATTTTACAAGCCTTTGATATACCACCACTTGAAAGTGAAACGGTTGACATATCAGAAGATGAAAACGTCACAACAAGTTCAAATAATTTTGCTCACGGCTATGCCGGCGACCTGCAACATGTAGAAGTGTTTTATTTTCACAGTGACCATCTCGGTTCTTCAAATTATATGTCAAATTATGATGGGGACATTAGCCAACACGCGGAATATTTGCCATTTGGTGAGCTCCTGACCGATGAACACCTCAATTCCCACAATACCCGTTACAAATACAACGGCAAAGAATTTGACCAGGAAACGGGCAACTATTATTACGGTGCCCGCTATTATAATCCTAAAACCAGTTTATGGTTGAGTGTTGACCCGTTGACGGAGAAATACCCCGAATGGTCACCATACAACTATACGATGAATAATCCGATTCGTTATACAGACCCAACGGGGATGGCACCAGAACAATCGGACTGGATACCTAAAGTTAATGAAGACGGTTCTACATCATATATCGCTGAAAAAGGGGATAACGCCTCTACTTTGGCAAGCCAATATGATTTAGACCAAGACGTAGCGGACAACCTATATAGTACTATGGAAAATGGGGAAATCTCAGGAAGCAATGTAAAAGTCGCCACAGGAAGTGAAGTAATGAAACTGGATTTAAGCTCGCCCGAAGGAAAAAGTTCACAAAGACGGTTTGACCATTTTTTATTTGCAAGAGACCACACCAGTTCGGAAGGTGGTTGGGCATTTTTATCTACCGATTATTATTCCAACACTCAATATAAAGATGTAATGTCTGGTTGGGCTAAAATGAACGTGGGAGATGACAGCTTTTCAGTTAATTATGCGATTCCTTTATATCGGTCAGCCACTTTTGATAAAAGCAGTACAGCTACGGCACTTGGGATTAGCCCATTGCGAGCAAAACCTGCTGGAAGGACATCACTATTTTCAAATCAGGATAATATGAGATTCCTCTTTACCACCCAAATACAGGAGCGCGTATGA